A genomic segment from Nicotiana sylvestris chromosome 1, ASM39365v2, whole genome shotgun sequence encodes:
- the LOC138872557 gene encoding uncharacterized protein: MGTIDDQVNLDTGNQNRTATGNHVSGIDYNHPLFLSPADVSEIQIISFQLTGIENYSIWNRSMCVALLGRNKLGMVDGTCRKEKFPDSMENHWERVNAIVLSWLMNSVAKGLLGGIMYASSAQTVWEDLSERFNKIDGSRTFNLHKEIAALSQCSASVSVYFSKLKDLWEEFEALIPSPGCDCPKSREFVSYLQKLRLYQFFMGLNESYSQARSQILMKTPLPTVNQAYALVVSDESQRSISANSGILGANPVGNLGIAMYTRAGGGGQNHRLKRNFNISNGCSNDKSANERQYDQLANYSQGMEAITNQLGNFAFTKEQYDQIVQLLKGTSTTTTNMDSAANATGTDKAFLVSNGSQEWIIDTGATNHMDLFTEKVREIGKEVRGLYILLAQLARNKNRAMCAARELTASEANKFNVELWHQRFGHVSIIVLKRMQRHSREMFYLYLC; the protein is encoded by the exons ATGGGAACAATTGATGATCAAGTGAATTTGGATACGGGAAATCAAAATCGAACTGCAACTGGAAATCATGTGTCTGGGATTGATTATAATCACCCATTGTTTCTTTCTCCTGCTGATGTAAGTGAAATCCAAATTATTTCATTTCAACTTACAGGTATTGAGAATTATTCTATTTGGAATCGCTCTATGTGTGTTGCTCTTTTAGGAAGAAACAAGTTAGGTATGGTAGATGGCACATGCCGTAAAGAAAAATTCCCAGATTCAATGGAAAATCATTGGGAAAGAGTAAATGCCATTGTGTTGTCGTGGCTGATGAACTCAGTAGCTAAAGGTCTTCTTGGAGGCATTATGTATGCCTCAAGTGCACAAACTGTGTGGGAAGACTTGTCAGAAAGATTTAACAAGATAGATGGATCAAGAACATTTAATTTGCATAAAGAAATAGCCGCTCTATCTCAATGTTCTGCATCTGTATCTGTATATTTTTCTAAACTAAAGGATCTTTGGGAAGAATTTGAGGCCTTGATTCCCTCCCCTGGCTGTGACTGTCCTAAGTCAAGAGAGTTTGTTAGTTACTTACAAAAATTAAGACTATATCAATTTTTTATGGGACTTAATGAGTCTTACTCTCAAGCAAGAagccaaatcttaatgaaaacaccTCTACCTACTGTTAATCAAGCATATGCATTGGTGGTAAGTGATGAAAGCCAAAGATCCATATCTGCAAATTCTGGTATTTTAGGGGCTAATCCAGTTGGAAACCTTGGCATTGCCATGTATACTAGAGCTGGTGGGGGTGGACAGAATCACAGACTAAAAAGGAACTTCAAT ATTTCAAATGGTTGTTCAAATGATAAGTCTGCTAATGAAAGGCAGTATGATCAGTTGGCAAACTACAGTCAGGGAATGGAAGCTATTACAAACCAGTTGGGAAATTTTGCCTTCACAAAGGAGCAATATGATCAGATTGTTCAATTGCTCAAAGGGACTTCAACAACTACTACTAATATGGACTCAGCAGCTAATGCAACAGGTACTGACAAAGCTTTTTTGGTTTCAAATGGTTCTCAGGAATGGATTATAGACACTGGTGCTACAAATCATATG GATCTCTTCACTGAAAAGGTGAGGGAGATTGGTAAAGAAGTAAGAGGATTATACATCTTGTTGGCTCAACTTGCAAGGAATAAGAATAGAGCTATGTGTGCTGCTAGGGAACTGACAGCAAGTGAGGCAAATAAGTTCAATGTAGAGCTGTGGCATCAAAGATTTGGACATGTCTCTATAATAGTACTTAAGAGAATGCAAAGACACAGTAGAGAAATGTTTTATCTGTACTTGTGCTAA
- the LOC104217960 gene encoding vesicle transport protein GOT1-like: protein MVSFEETDVKIIMGAFGNHLEGQDHRRREEQGRKSSLDEDDSKRKPKRGIGCLKEIGLGLIGFGVMFTLLGVFLFFERSFVAIGNILLLSGVTLTIGVMSTLQIFIKRQNFKGSASFAVGFVLIMLGWPVLGMIWETCGLLVLFSGFWPTVAVFLRKLPIVGGIFRQSSVFLFFPRNRVNMGKRMPI, encoded by the exons ATGGTTTCATTTGAAGAAACTGATGTTAAGA TCATAATGGGAGCTTTCGGAAATCACTTAGAAGGTCAAGATCACAGGAGGAGGGAAGAACAAGGAAGGAAATCTTCTTTAGATGAAGACGATTCCAAAAGAAAGCCAAAACGGGGAATAGGATGCCTTAAAG AGATTGGGCTTGGATTGATTGGATTTGGTGTAATGTTTACTCTGCTTGGAGTGTTTCTCTTCTTTGAGAGGAGCTTCGTTGCCATTGGGAAT ATCCTCCTTCTGTCTGGGGTGACCTTAACCATTGGAGTGATGTCTACCTTACAAATTTTCATAAAACGACAAAATTTTAAG GGTTCTGCCTCCTTTGCTGTTGGTTTCGTGCTTATTATGCTGGGATGGCCTGTGCTAGGCATGATTTGGGAGACCTGCGGTCTTCTTGTGCTGTTTAG TGGCTTTTGGCCCACTGTTGCTGTTTTTCTGAGGAAGTTACCTATCGTTGGTGGAATCTTTCGCCAATCATCTGTGTTTTTG TTCTTTCCCCGTAACAGGGTTAACATGGGTAAACGGATGCCGATTTGA
- the LOC104217962 gene encoding probable purine permease 11 isoform X2, translating into MTDNQQPILGKDGASNGQHPLAKLNRLHFWLLLALNIIFLLAGQAAAVILGRFYYDKGGNSKWMATLVQTAAFPVLFIPYLFITSPQNDSEGSNRASFITVSVVYFVIGAMVAGDNMLYSIGLLYLSASTYSLICATQLIFSAVLSFFLNGQKFTALIMNSVVVLSLSTALLAVNDDTDKPSGVTKWKYVIGFLATLGASAMYALLLSLMQLSFQKVLKKETFSVVLEMQIYTALVATGVSIVGLFASGEWKTLQGEMGSFTAGKLSYVMTLVWTAIAWQICSVGVVGLVFVVSSLFSNVISTLSLAITPIAAVVILHDKMNGVKIIAMLMAIWGFGTYLYQNYVDDLKARKAPSAVDDAPTESRSC; encoded by the exons ATGACAG ATAATCAGCAACCAATTTTGGGAAAAGATGGCGCCTCAAACGGGCAGCATCCGCTTGCGAAACTGAACCGTCTTCACTTTTGGCTTCTATTGGCACTCAACATTATTTTCTTGCTTGCTGGTCAAGCTGCTGCTGTTATTTTGGGGAGATTTTACTATGACAAGGGTGGTAACAGTAAATGGATGGCCACTCTCGTCCAAACAGCTGCTTTTCCTGTTCTTTTCATTCCTTACCTTTTCATTACTTCTCCTCAAAATGATTCAGAAGGCTCCAATCGAGCTTCTTTCATCACAGTTAGCGTAGTCTATTTCGTAATTGGTGCAATGGTTGCAGGAGATAACATGCTATATTCCATCGGACTATTGTATCTCTCTGCTTCTACGTATTCCCTTATTTGTGCAACGCAATTGATTTTCAGCGCAGTCCTTTCTTTCTTCCTAAATGGTCAAAAGTTCACAGCATTAATCATGAATTCTGTGGTCGTGCTTTCTTTATCTACTGCTCTTCTTGCTGTTAACGATGATACTGATAAGCCTTCAGGCGTAACTAAGTGGAAATATGTCATTGGATTTCTTGCTACTCTTGGCGCTTCCGCTATGTACGCTCTCTTGCTTTCCCTTATGCAGCTTTCATTCCAAAAGGTTCTAAAGAAAGAAACATTTTCTGTGGTTCTGGAGATGCAAATTTACACAGCACTTGTAGCCACTGGTGTCTCTATTGTGGGTCTCTTTGCTAGTGGAGAATGGAAGACTTTGCAGGGAGAAATGGGTAGTTTTACTGCTGGAAAACTTTCATATGTGATGACTCTGGTTTGGACAGCTATAGCTTGGCAGATTTGCTCAGTCGGGGTTGTAGGTTTGGTTTTCGTGGTGTCCTCATTGTTCTCTAATGTTATTAGTACACTTTCCTTGGCGATCACCCCTATTGCTGCTGTCGTAATCCTCCATGACAAGATGAATGGTGTGAAAATAATCGCTATGCTGATGGCAATTTGGGGCTTCGGGACTTACTTATACCAGAATTACGTCGAtgatcttaaggcaaggaaagcACCAAGCGCCGTTGATGATGCTCCAACCGAGTCAAGATCTTGCTGA
- the LOC104217961 gene encoding ras-related protein RABH1b, with amino-acid sequence MAPVSALAKYKLVFLGDQSVGKTSIITRFMYDKFDNTYQATIGIDFLSKTMYLEDRTVRLQLWDTAGQERFRSLIPSYIRDSSVAVIVFDVASRQSFLNTSKWIEEVRTERGSDVIIVLVGNKTDLVDKRQVSIEEGEAKARELNVMFIETSAKAGFNIKPLFRKIAAALPGMETLSSAKQEDMVDVNLKSSNPNASQSQPQSGGCAC; translated from the exons ATGGCTCCAGTTTCGGCTCTTGCGAAGTACAAGCTCGTCTTCTTAGGAGATCAATCTGTCGGCAAAACCAGTATTATCACGCGATTCATGTATGATAAATTCGATAACACTTATCAG GCTACAATTGGTATTGACTTCCTGTCTAAGACTATGTACCTTGAAGATCGTACAGTACGATTGCAGCTATG GGATACTGCAGGTCAAGAGAGATTTAGGAGTCTCATACCAAGCTATATTAGGGACTCCTCTGTTGCTGTCATTGTGTTTGATGTTGCAA GCAGGCAGTCCTTCTTAAATACTTCAAAGTGGATTGAGGAGGTTCGAACTGAGAGGGGCAGCGATGTTATTATTGTCCTTGTTGGTAACAAAACTGATCTAGTTGACAAAAG GCAAGTTTCAATCGAGGAAGGAGAAGCAAAAGCTCGCGAACTAAATGTGATGTTCATTGAAACCAGTGCAAAGGCCGGCTTCAATATTAAA CCTCTTTTTAGAAAAATCGCAGCAGCATTGCCAGGAATGGAAACACTGTCTTCAGCTAAGCAAGAAGACATGGTTGATGTCAACCTCAAGTCAAGCAACCCAAATGCATCCCAATCACAACCACAGTCAGGAGGATGTGCTTGTTAA
- the LOC104217962 gene encoding probable purine permease 11 isoform X3 — MATLVQTAAFPVLFIPYLFITSPQNDSEGSNRASFITVSVVYFVIGAMVAGDNMLYSIGLLYLSASTYSLICATQLIFSAVLSFFLNGQKFTALIMNSVVVLSLSTALLAVNDDTDKPSGVTKWKYVIGFLATLGASAMYALLLSLMQLSFQKVLKKETFSVVLEMQIYTALVATGVSIVGLFASGEWKTLQGEMGSFTAGKLSYVMTLVWTAIAWQICSVGVVGLVFVVSSLFSNVISTLSLAITPIAAVVILHDKMNGVKIIAMLMAIWGFGTYLYQNYVDDLKARKAPSAVDDAPTESRSC; from the coding sequence ATGGCCACTCTCGTCCAAACAGCTGCTTTTCCTGTTCTTTTCATTCCTTACCTTTTCATTACTTCTCCTCAAAATGATTCAGAAGGCTCCAATCGAGCTTCTTTCATCACAGTTAGCGTAGTCTATTTCGTAATTGGTGCAATGGTTGCAGGAGATAACATGCTATATTCCATCGGACTATTGTATCTCTCTGCTTCTACGTATTCCCTTATTTGTGCAACGCAATTGATTTTCAGCGCAGTCCTTTCTTTCTTCCTAAATGGTCAAAAGTTCACAGCATTAATCATGAATTCTGTGGTCGTGCTTTCTTTATCTACTGCTCTTCTTGCTGTTAACGATGATACTGATAAGCCTTCAGGCGTAACTAAGTGGAAATATGTCATTGGATTTCTTGCTACTCTTGGCGCTTCCGCTATGTACGCTCTCTTGCTTTCCCTTATGCAGCTTTCATTCCAAAAGGTTCTAAAGAAAGAAACATTTTCTGTGGTTCTGGAGATGCAAATTTACACAGCACTTGTAGCCACTGGTGTCTCTATTGTGGGTCTCTTTGCTAGTGGAGAATGGAAGACTTTGCAGGGAGAAATGGGTAGTTTTACTGCTGGAAAACTTTCATATGTGATGACTCTGGTTTGGACAGCTATAGCTTGGCAGATTTGCTCAGTCGGGGTTGTAGGTTTGGTTTTCGTGGTGTCCTCATTGTTCTCTAATGTTATTAGTACACTTTCCTTGGCGATCACCCCTATTGCTGCTGTCGTAATCCTCCATGACAAGATGAATGGTGTGAAAATAATCGCTATGCTGATGGCAATTTGGGGCTTCGGGACTTACTTATACCAGAATTACGTCGAtgatcttaaggcaaggaaagcACCAAGCGCCGTTGATGATGCTCCAACCGAGTCAAGATCTTGCTGA
- the LOC104217962 gene encoding probable purine permease 11 isoform X1, with translation MTADNQQPILGKDGASNGQHPLAKLNRLHFWLLLALNIIFLLAGQAAAVILGRFYYDKGGNSKWMATLVQTAAFPVLFIPYLFITSPQNDSEGSNRASFITVSVVYFVIGAMVAGDNMLYSIGLLYLSASTYSLICATQLIFSAVLSFFLNGQKFTALIMNSVVVLSLSTALLAVNDDTDKPSGVTKWKYVIGFLATLGASAMYALLLSLMQLSFQKVLKKETFSVVLEMQIYTALVATGVSIVGLFASGEWKTLQGEMGSFTAGKLSYVMTLVWTAIAWQICSVGVVGLVFVVSSLFSNVISTLSLAITPIAAVVILHDKMNGVKIIAMLMAIWGFGTYLYQNYVDDLKARKAPSAVDDAPTESRSC, from the exons ATGACAG CAGATAATCAGCAACCAATTTTGGGAAAAGATGGCGCCTCAAACGGGCAGCATCCGCTTGCGAAACTGAACCGTCTTCACTTTTGGCTTCTATTGGCACTCAACATTATTTTCTTGCTTGCTGGTCAAGCTGCTGCTGTTATTTTGGGGAGATTTTACTATGACAAGGGTGGTAACAGTAAATGGATGGCCACTCTCGTCCAAACAGCTGCTTTTCCTGTTCTTTTCATTCCTTACCTTTTCATTACTTCTCCTCAAAATGATTCAGAAGGCTCCAATCGAGCTTCTTTCATCACAGTTAGCGTAGTCTATTTCGTAATTGGTGCAATGGTTGCAGGAGATAACATGCTATATTCCATCGGACTATTGTATCTCTCTGCTTCTACGTATTCCCTTATTTGTGCAACGCAATTGATTTTCAGCGCAGTCCTTTCTTTCTTCCTAAATGGTCAAAAGTTCACAGCATTAATCATGAATTCTGTGGTCGTGCTTTCTTTATCTACTGCTCTTCTTGCTGTTAACGATGATACTGATAAGCCTTCAGGCGTAACTAAGTGGAAATATGTCATTGGATTTCTTGCTACTCTTGGCGCTTCCGCTATGTACGCTCTCTTGCTTTCCCTTATGCAGCTTTCATTCCAAAAGGTTCTAAAGAAAGAAACATTTTCTGTGGTTCTGGAGATGCAAATTTACACAGCACTTGTAGCCACTGGTGTCTCTATTGTGGGTCTCTTTGCTAGTGGAGAATGGAAGACTTTGCAGGGAGAAATGGGTAGTTTTACTGCTGGAAAACTTTCATATGTGATGACTCTGGTTTGGACAGCTATAGCTTGGCAGATTTGCTCAGTCGGGGTTGTAGGTTTGGTTTTCGTGGTGTCCTCATTGTTCTCTAATGTTATTAGTACACTTTCCTTGGCGATCACCCCTATTGCTGCTGTCGTAATCCTCCATGACAAGATGAATGGTGTGAAAATAATCGCTATGCTGATGGCAATTTGGGGCTTCGGGACTTACTTATACCAGAATTACGTCGAtgatcttaaggcaaggaaagcACCAAGCGCCGTTGATGATGCTCCAACCGAGTCAAGATCTTGCTGA